The genomic DNA TGTGCTTCTTCAAAATCGAGATGATCAATACCAAAGTCAGGATGTTGCTTAAAAAACGCTTGGCTATGCTGATCCGTAATATCGACCCATATTAACTGCTGTTGCGGATCATATTGACTCATGAGAGTCTCATCACCTTCAGCTAACAACAGACCTTGCGCATTGAATAATAGTATCTGTATCGCCATGAATAGCCCTTTCAACAACAAATTATTGCAGTATAAACCGCTTAACGGGTCATGTCTGACTCGCTCACCATTTCAATGTGTTGTTTGATCTGCTCGAAATGGCTATTCACCCAAGCACTGCTGATTGGGCCCCAAGTTGAAATGCGATAATAGCCTTCATTATGACGCTGGCCTTGCTGAACAAAATCCACTTCAATACCAATATCGACAAATGCCGCTAACGCATCTTGCAATGTCCTTCGTGGCATAAGCGTCAGTTTTTGCAAGCTTAATAAGTTATGTTGTTCTTCATCTAGCAGATGCGCTAAATACAATTTTCGTAAAAATGCTTTTTGCGATTTATTGATCACGTAATTATTCGAAAACATCCTTCACACGCCCTATTATCTCTACATTACTGGATAGAAATTACTGTATGTCTAGCCAGTCACGCAAGCACTATTGCCAATGTGGGCAAATTGCGGCGTAATTAATCACTGATTTTGACGCTAATAGATTGATTTATCGATAACCAATATGATTAACACTACCTAAGTTGCGACAATCTCGTTATAGTTTTTAACAATATAAATAGCCGACATGGAAAGCGAACAAACATGGATACTCCGCCGCACTCAAAGAGCCCATTAGCGCCATCGCCAATAACAGATCCGTCAACGCTAAACGATACATCTTCATTGTTGGCAGTAAAAGCAACTTCAGCAGACACTTATGACCATGGCCCACGTTTATCCGAAGATGATTATATTCAACTTGCCGACTTGCCACTGAGCAATATTGATCCTAATTACCCTAAACTATTATTGATAATTAGCAGTGTCGTTATGATGATTATCATCACGGCCTTAACGGTGTTTCTGCTGATAATTAACCCGCTGCCATTGATAATCACGACCGGGTTTATAGCATTGACAATATTGGTGGCTGCCCTGGTGATTAAACTCATTCACCTCAAAGCAAACAAAATTGCTTATGGCTTGTTTAAACATGAAATGGTGCTACGTGAAGGGTTATTTTGGGTGTCAACAACGGCACTGCCCTACACTCGACTGCAACATGTTAATTTGTCACAAGGCCCCGCAGAACGAAGGTTCAACTTAGTCACCTTAAAATGCTTCAGTGCAGGTAGTGGTTTAGCTGAAATTGATCTACCAGGCC from Shewanella psychromarinicola includes the following:
- a CDS encoding PH domain-containing protein — translated: MDTPPHSKSPLAPSPITDPSTLNDTSSLLAVKATSADTYDHGPRLSEDDYIQLADLPLSNIDPNYPKLLLIISSVVMMIIITALTVFLLIINPLPLIITTGFIALTILVAALVIKLIHLKANKIAYGLFKHEMVLREGLFWVSTTALPYTRLQHVNLSQGPAERRFNLVTLKCFSAGSGLAEIDLPGLNADLAENLRQHLLSQAAASHQLPATKLNTREHSTSVDDPTPAIERSQQDSHNG
- a CDS encoding winged helix-turn-helix domain-containing protein, whose protein sequence is MFSNNYVINKSQKAFLRKLYLAHLLDEEQHNLLSLQKLTLMPRRTLQDALAAFVDIGIEVDFVQQGQRHNEGYYRISTWGPISSAWVNSHFEQIKQHIEMVSESDMTR